A genomic window from Vigna radiata var. radiata cultivar VC1973A chromosome 2, Vradiata_ver6, whole genome shotgun sequence includes:
- the LOC106776452 gene encoding uncharacterized protein LOC106776452 yields the protein MNIMSTHQCSWPLRVQDHLDKTSINKAPFCRGLDVLNVGYQAQKYGHSARKCRPIFSSSGSNNMDASDSDEIDKNKPQNGEMGGMNSEILRENLEKIVGRDDSTFSGFDLATLIRNKYGRSYDVQLIKKEFMGRNLLAMNVMWKYMEQRSFPLTEEEYILRLDDVANTLKCWGAVSHIRNSLEKSKERPRIGKAVSIFIDMDESGARANEWIYK from the exons ATGAACATTATGTCCACCCATCAGTGTTCTTGGCCCCTTAGAGTTCAAGATCATCTTGACAAAACAAGCATTAATAAGGCTCCATTTTGTAGAGGATTGGACGTGCTTAATGTTGGATACCAAGCTCAAAAATATGGTCACAGTGCCAGAAAATGCAGACCCATTTTTTCCAGTTCAGGAAGCAACAATATGGATGCCTCTGATTCAGATGAAATTGATAAGAACAAACCCCAGAACGGTGAAATGGGTGGA ATGAACAGTGAAATTCTTAGAGAGAACCTCGAGAAAATAGTTGGAAGAGATGATTCCACTTTTAGTGGATTTGACCTTGCCACTCTCATTAGGAACAAATATGGGAGGTCTTATGATGTTCAGTTGATAAAGAAG GAATTCATGGGAAGAAATCTCCTTGCAATGAATGTAATGTGGAAGTACATGGAGCAG AGATCTTTCCCATTGACTGAAGAAGAGTATATTTTGAGGCTTGACGATGTTGCAAACACCTTGAAATGTTGGGGAGCTGTCTCACATATTCGGAACAGCCTAGAAAAGTCAAAAGAACGACCTCGAATAGGGAAG GCAGTAAGCATTTTTATAGATATGGATGAGTCAGGTGCTCGTGCCAACGAGTGGATCTACAAATAG
- the LOC106778291 gene encoding DNA repair protein XRCC2 homolog isoform X3 encodes MKEKEREEIEKWIEGDESGTEMLSRVSSVRPFLFPPPLHRVPLRVGNVLELVGPSPSAKTQILINAAITSVLPKPYGGLDHLVLFLDLDCRFDITRFSQLLIHRITQHGTDSYDQALYHLCMARFLYVRCYDSFEFLHTLRTLHRRLEKEKEVQGVGVHVLMIDSIGAFHWMDRASMFLSQRETSKKKLFLQTVSEAVVQNIRKLLQVHPMLIMATKSVIFGNRYSTASNEVKGNMEERCSKNMTRNHQNFQYREYMPSVWQSFVTHRILVHSSDEHPGTINHQNSSAYLLEWLLPKLSFPDRIVVKDLVGWCLCPIIMYLLRRDVYLMIILAVAVNKLLYLVK; translated from the exons atgaaagagaaagagagagaggaaaTTGAAAAGTGGATAGAGGGAGATGAGAGTGGAACGGAGATGCTGAGCAGAGTGAGCAGCGTGCGGCCGTTCTTGTTTCCTCCGCCGCTGCATAGGGTTCCTCTCCGTGTCGGCAACGTTCTGGAGCTTGTGGGACCCTCGCCCTCCGCCAAAACCCAAATTCTCATTAACGCCGCCATCACTTCCGTTCTCCCCAAACCCTACGGAGGCCTCGACCACTTGGTCCTCTTTCTCGACCTCGATTGCCGCTTTGACATCACACGCTTCTCCCAATTGCTCATTCATCGCATCACGCAACACGGAACGGATTCTTATGATCAGGCCTTGTACCATCTCTGCATGGCCCGTTTTTTGTATGTCCGTTGTTACGATAGCTTTGAGTTTCTTCACACTCTCAGG ACATTGCATCGTCGCTTAGAGAAGGAGAAAGAAGTTCAAGGAGTTGGTGTTCACGTGCTCATGATTGATAG CATAGGAGCTTTTCATTGGATGGATCGTGCATCAATGTTCTTGTCTCAAAGAGAAACCAGCAA AAAAAAACTTTTCCTTCAGACTGTGTCAGAAGCTGTAGTACAGAATATTAGAAAACTTCTTCAGGTGCACCCTATGCTTATTATGGCCACAAAGTCAGTGATTTTTGGGAATAGATATTCTACAGCTTCAAATGAGGTCAAAGG GAACATGGAAGAAAGATGTTCAAAAAATATGACAAGAAACCATCAAAATTTTCAGTATCGTGAATACATGCCATCTGTCTGGCAG TCCTTTGTTACACACAGAATACTTGTCCACTCTTCAG ATGAGCATCCTGGTACAATCAATCATCAAAACTCCTCAGCCTACTTGTTGGAATGGTTGTTGCCAAAATTGAGTTTTCCAGACAGAATTGTTGTGAAAGAT CTTGTAGGCTGGTGTCTTTGTCCAATCATAATGTACTTGTTGCGAAGGGATGTCTATTTAATGATTATCCTTGCAGTGGCAG TGAACAAGTTGTTGTACCTTGtgaaataa
- the LOC106778291 gene encoding DNA repair protein XRCC2 homolog isoform X4, giving the protein MKEKEREEIEKWIEGDESGTEMLSRVSSVRPFLFPPPLHRVPLRVGNVLELVGPSPSAKTQILINAAITSVLPKPYGGLDHLVLFLDLDCRFDITRFSQLLIHRITQHGTDSYDQALYHLCMARFLYVRCYDSFEFLHTLRTLHRRLEKEKEVQGVGVHVLMIDSIGAFHWMDRASMFLSQRETSKKKLFLQTVSEAVVQNIRKLLQVHPMLIMATKSVIFGNRYSTASNEVKGNMEERCSKNMTRNHQNFQYREYMPSVWQSFVTHRILVHSSDEHPGTINHQNSSAYLLEWLLPKLSFPDRIVVKDLVGWCLCPIIMYLLRRDVYLMIILAVAGHRENDKC; this is encoded by the exons atgaaagagaaagagagagaggaaaTTGAAAAGTGGATAGAGGGAGATGAGAGTGGAACGGAGATGCTGAGCAGAGTGAGCAGCGTGCGGCCGTTCTTGTTTCCTCCGCCGCTGCATAGGGTTCCTCTCCGTGTCGGCAACGTTCTGGAGCTTGTGGGACCCTCGCCCTCCGCCAAAACCCAAATTCTCATTAACGCCGCCATCACTTCCGTTCTCCCCAAACCCTACGGAGGCCTCGACCACTTGGTCCTCTTTCTCGACCTCGATTGCCGCTTTGACATCACACGCTTCTCCCAATTGCTCATTCATCGCATCACGCAACACGGAACGGATTCTTATGATCAGGCCTTGTACCATCTCTGCATGGCCCGTTTTTTGTATGTCCGTTGTTACGATAGCTTTGAGTTTCTTCACACTCTCAGG ACATTGCATCGTCGCTTAGAGAAGGAGAAAGAAGTTCAAGGAGTTGGTGTTCACGTGCTCATGATTGATAG CATAGGAGCTTTTCATTGGATGGATCGTGCATCAATGTTCTTGTCTCAAAGAGAAACCAGCAA AAAAAAACTTTTCCTTCAGACTGTGTCAGAAGCTGTAGTACAGAATATTAGAAAACTTCTTCAGGTGCACCCTATGCTTATTATGGCCACAAAGTCAGTGATTTTTGGGAATAGATATTCTACAGCTTCAAATGAGGTCAAAGG GAACATGGAAGAAAGATGTTCAAAAAATATGACAAGAAACCATCAAAATTTTCAGTATCGTGAATACATGCCATCTGTCTGGCAG TCCTTTGTTACACACAGAATACTTGTCCACTCTTCAG ATGAGCATCCTGGTACAATCAATCATCAAAACTCCTCAGCCTACTTGTTGGAATGGTTGTTGCCAAAATTGAGTTTTCCAGACAGAATTGTTGTGAAAGAT CTTGTAGGCTGGTGTCTTTGTCCAATCATAATGTACTTGTTGCGAAGGGATGTCTATTTAATGATTATCCTTGCAGTGGCAG GACATAGAGAAAATGATAAATGTTGA
- the LOC106778291 gene encoding DNA repair protein XRCC2 homolog isoform X6 — protein sequence MKEKEREEIEKWIEGDESGTEMLSRVSSVRPFLFPPPLHRVPLRVGNVLELVGPSPSAKTQILINAAITSVLPKPYGGLDHLVLFLDLDCRFDITRFSQLLIHRITQHGTDSYDQALYHLCMARFLYVRCYDSFEFLHTLRTLHRRLEKEKEVQGVGVHVLMIDSIGAFHWMDRASMFLSQRETSKKKLFLQTVSEAVVQNIRKLLQVHPMLIMATKSVIFGNRYSTASNEVKGNMEERCSKNMTRNHQNFQYREYMPSVWQSFVTHRILVHSSDEHPGTINHQNSSAYLLEWLLPKLSFPDRIVVKDLVGWCLCPIIMYLLRRDVYLMIILAVAETL from the exons atgaaagagaaagagagagaggaaaTTGAAAAGTGGATAGAGGGAGATGAGAGTGGAACGGAGATGCTGAGCAGAGTGAGCAGCGTGCGGCCGTTCTTGTTTCCTCCGCCGCTGCATAGGGTTCCTCTCCGTGTCGGCAACGTTCTGGAGCTTGTGGGACCCTCGCCCTCCGCCAAAACCCAAATTCTCATTAACGCCGCCATCACTTCCGTTCTCCCCAAACCCTACGGAGGCCTCGACCACTTGGTCCTCTTTCTCGACCTCGATTGCCGCTTTGACATCACACGCTTCTCCCAATTGCTCATTCATCGCATCACGCAACACGGAACGGATTCTTATGATCAGGCCTTGTACCATCTCTGCATGGCCCGTTTTTTGTATGTCCGTTGTTACGATAGCTTTGAGTTTCTTCACACTCTCAGG ACATTGCATCGTCGCTTAGAGAAGGAGAAAGAAGTTCAAGGAGTTGGTGTTCACGTGCTCATGATTGATAG CATAGGAGCTTTTCATTGGATGGATCGTGCATCAATGTTCTTGTCTCAAAGAGAAACCAGCAA AAAAAAACTTTTCCTTCAGACTGTGTCAGAAGCTGTAGTACAGAATATTAGAAAACTTCTTCAGGTGCACCCTATGCTTATTATGGCCACAAAGTCAGTGATTTTTGGGAATAGATATTCTACAGCTTCAAATGAGGTCAAAGG GAACATGGAAGAAAGATGTTCAAAAAATATGACAAGAAACCATCAAAATTTTCAGTATCGTGAATACATGCCATCTGTCTGGCAG TCCTTTGTTACACACAGAATACTTGTCCACTCTTCAG ATGAGCATCCTGGTACAATCAATCATCAAAACTCCTCAGCCTACTTGTTGGAATGGTTGTTGCCAAAATTGAGTTTTCCAGACAGAATTGTTGTGAAAGAT CTTGTAGGCTGGTGTCTTTGTCCAATCATAATGTACTTGTTGCGAAGGGATGTCTATTTAATGATTATCCTTGCAGTGGCAG AAACACTATAA
- the LOC106778291 gene encoding DNA repair protein XRCC2 homolog isoform X8 translates to MKEKEREEIEKWIEGDESGTEMLSRVSSVRPFLFPPPLHRVPLRVGNVLELVGPSPSAKTQILINAAITSVLPKPYGGLDHLVLFLDLDCRFDITRFSQLLIHRITQHGTDSYDQALYHLCMARFLYVRCYDSFEFLHTLRTLHRRLEKEKEVQGVGVHVLMIDSIGAFHWMDRASMFLSQRETSKKKLFLQTVSEAVVQNIRKLLQVHPMLIMATKSVIFGNRYSTASNEVKGNMEERCSKNMTRNHQNFQYREYMPSVWQSFVTHRILVHSSDEHPGTINHQNSSAYLLEWLLPKLSFPDRIVVKDFFNLSSL, encoded by the exons atgaaagagaaagagagagaggaaaTTGAAAAGTGGATAGAGGGAGATGAGAGTGGAACGGAGATGCTGAGCAGAGTGAGCAGCGTGCGGCCGTTCTTGTTTCCTCCGCCGCTGCATAGGGTTCCTCTCCGTGTCGGCAACGTTCTGGAGCTTGTGGGACCCTCGCCCTCCGCCAAAACCCAAATTCTCATTAACGCCGCCATCACTTCCGTTCTCCCCAAACCCTACGGAGGCCTCGACCACTTGGTCCTCTTTCTCGACCTCGATTGCCGCTTTGACATCACACGCTTCTCCCAATTGCTCATTCATCGCATCACGCAACACGGAACGGATTCTTATGATCAGGCCTTGTACCATCTCTGCATGGCCCGTTTTTTGTATGTCCGTTGTTACGATAGCTTTGAGTTTCTTCACACTCTCAGG ACATTGCATCGTCGCTTAGAGAAGGAGAAAGAAGTTCAAGGAGTTGGTGTTCACGTGCTCATGATTGATAG CATAGGAGCTTTTCATTGGATGGATCGTGCATCAATGTTCTTGTCTCAAAGAGAAACCAGCAA AAAAAAACTTTTCCTTCAGACTGTGTCAGAAGCTGTAGTACAGAATATTAGAAAACTTCTTCAGGTGCACCCTATGCTTATTATGGCCACAAAGTCAGTGATTTTTGGGAATAGATATTCTACAGCTTCAAATGAGGTCAAAGG GAACATGGAAGAAAGATGTTCAAAAAATATGACAAGAAACCATCAAAATTTTCAGTATCGTGAATACATGCCATCTGTCTGGCAG TCCTTTGTTACACACAGAATACTTGTCCACTCTTCAG ATGAGCATCCTGGTACAATCAATCATCAAAACTCCTCAGCCTACTTGTTGGAATGGTTGTTGCCAAAATTGAGTTTTCCAGACAGAATTGTTGTGAAAGAT ttttttaatttgtcgAGCTTGTAG
- the LOC106778291 gene encoding DNA repair protein XRCC2 homolog isoform X2, producing the protein MKEKEREEIEKWIEGDESGTEMLSRVSSVRPFLFPPPLHRVPLRVGNVLELVGPSPSAKTQILINAAITSVLPKPYGGLDHLVLFLDLDCRFDITRFSQLLIHRITQHGTDSYDQALYHLCMARFLYVRCYDSFEFLHTLRTLHRRLEKEKEVQGVGVHVLMIDSIGAFHWMDRASMFLSQRETSKKKLFLQTVSEAVVQNIRKLLQVHPMLIMATKSVIFGNRYSTASNEVKGNMEERCSKNMTRNHQNFQYREYMPSVWQSFVTHRILVHSSDEHPGTINHQNSSAYLLEWLLPKLSFPDRIVVKDLVGWCLCPIIMYLLRRDVYLMIILAVAVDVVQIHNKNKV; encoded by the exons atgaaagagaaagagagagaggaaaTTGAAAAGTGGATAGAGGGAGATGAGAGTGGAACGGAGATGCTGAGCAGAGTGAGCAGCGTGCGGCCGTTCTTGTTTCCTCCGCCGCTGCATAGGGTTCCTCTCCGTGTCGGCAACGTTCTGGAGCTTGTGGGACCCTCGCCCTCCGCCAAAACCCAAATTCTCATTAACGCCGCCATCACTTCCGTTCTCCCCAAACCCTACGGAGGCCTCGACCACTTGGTCCTCTTTCTCGACCTCGATTGCCGCTTTGACATCACACGCTTCTCCCAATTGCTCATTCATCGCATCACGCAACACGGAACGGATTCTTATGATCAGGCCTTGTACCATCTCTGCATGGCCCGTTTTTTGTATGTCCGTTGTTACGATAGCTTTGAGTTTCTTCACACTCTCAGG ACATTGCATCGTCGCTTAGAGAAGGAGAAAGAAGTTCAAGGAGTTGGTGTTCACGTGCTCATGATTGATAG CATAGGAGCTTTTCATTGGATGGATCGTGCATCAATGTTCTTGTCTCAAAGAGAAACCAGCAA AAAAAAACTTTTCCTTCAGACTGTGTCAGAAGCTGTAGTACAGAATATTAGAAAACTTCTTCAGGTGCACCCTATGCTTATTATGGCCACAAAGTCAGTGATTTTTGGGAATAGATATTCTACAGCTTCAAATGAGGTCAAAGG GAACATGGAAGAAAGATGTTCAAAAAATATGACAAGAAACCATCAAAATTTTCAGTATCGTGAATACATGCCATCTGTCTGGCAG TCCTTTGTTACACACAGAATACTTGTCCACTCTTCAG ATGAGCATCCTGGTACAATCAATCATCAAAACTCCTCAGCCTACTTGTTGGAATGGTTGTTGCCAAAATTGAGTTTTCCAGACAGAATTGTTGTGAAAGAT CTTGTAGGCTGGTGTCTTTGTCCAATCATAATGTACTTGTTGCGAAGGGATGTCTATTTAATGATTATCCTTGCAGTGGCAG TTGATGTAGTACAGATTCACAACAAGAACAAAGTGTGA
- the LOC106778291 gene encoding DNA repair protein XRCC2 homolog isoform X1 yields MKEKEREEIEKWIEGDESGTEMLSRVSSVRPFLFPPPLHRVPLRVGNVLELVGPSPSAKTQILINAAITSVLPKPYGGLDHLVLFLDLDCRFDITRFSQLLIHRITQHGTDSYDQALYHLCMARFLYVRCYDSFEFLHTLRTLHRRLEKEKEVQGVGVHVLMIDSIGAFHWMDRASMFLSQRETSKKKLFLQTVSEAVVQNIRKLLQVHPMLIMATKSVIFGNRYSTASNEVKGNMEERCSKNMTRNHQNFQYREYMPSVWQSFVTHRILVHSSDEHPGTINHQNSSAYLLEWLLPKLSFPDRIVVKDLVGWCLCPIIMYLLRRDVYLMIILAVAEANNFRKQGQPDEFSFSTN; encoded by the exons atgaaagagaaagagagagaggaaaTTGAAAAGTGGATAGAGGGAGATGAGAGTGGAACGGAGATGCTGAGCAGAGTGAGCAGCGTGCGGCCGTTCTTGTTTCCTCCGCCGCTGCATAGGGTTCCTCTCCGTGTCGGCAACGTTCTGGAGCTTGTGGGACCCTCGCCCTCCGCCAAAACCCAAATTCTCATTAACGCCGCCATCACTTCCGTTCTCCCCAAACCCTACGGAGGCCTCGACCACTTGGTCCTCTTTCTCGACCTCGATTGCCGCTTTGACATCACACGCTTCTCCCAATTGCTCATTCATCGCATCACGCAACACGGAACGGATTCTTATGATCAGGCCTTGTACCATCTCTGCATGGCCCGTTTTTTGTATGTCCGTTGTTACGATAGCTTTGAGTTTCTTCACACTCTCAGG ACATTGCATCGTCGCTTAGAGAAGGAGAAAGAAGTTCAAGGAGTTGGTGTTCACGTGCTCATGATTGATAG CATAGGAGCTTTTCATTGGATGGATCGTGCATCAATGTTCTTGTCTCAAAGAGAAACCAGCAA AAAAAAACTTTTCCTTCAGACTGTGTCAGAAGCTGTAGTACAGAATATTAGAAAACTTCTTCAGGTGCACCCTATGCTTATTATGGCCACAAAGTCAGTGATTTTTGGGAATAGATATTCTACAGCTTCAAATGAGGTCAAAGG GAACATGGAAGAAAGATGTTCAAAAAATATGACAAGAAACCATCAAAATTTTCAGTATCGTGAATACATGCCATCTGTCTGGCAG TCCTTTGTTACACACAGAATACTTGTCCACTCTTCAG ATGAGCATCCTGGTACAATCAATCATCAAAACTCCTCAGCCTACTTGTTGGAATGGTTGTTGCCAAAATTGAGTTTTCCAGACAGAATTGTTGTGAAAGAT CTTGTAGGCTGGTGTCTTTGTCCAATCATAATGTACTTGTTGCGAAGGGATGTCTATTTAATGATTATCCTTGCAGTGGCAG AGGCTAACAACTTTAGGAAACAAGGACAGCCAGatgaattttctttctctacaaACTAA
- the LOC106778291 gene encoding DNA repair protein XRCC2 homolog isoform X7, protein MKEKEREEIEKWIEGDESGTEMLSRVSSVRPFLFPPPLHRVPLRVGNVLELVGPSPSAKTQILINAAITSVLPKPYGGLDHLVLFLDLDCRFDITRFSQLLIHRITQHGTDSYDQALYHLCMARFLYVRCYDSFEFLHTLRTLHRRLEKEKEVQGVGVHVLMIDSIGAFHWMDRASMFLSQRETSKKKLFLQTVSEAVVQNIRKLLQVHPMLIMATKSVIFGNRYSTASNEVKGNMEERCSKNMTRNHQNFQYREYMPSVWQSFVTHRILVHSSDEHPGTINHQNSSAYLLEWLLPKLSFPDRIVVKDKHYNILDKGGELHKMKKRYSTKSW, encoded by the exons atgaaagagaaagagagagaggaaaTTGAAAAGTGGATAGAGGGAGATGAGAGTGGAACGGAGATGCTGAGCAGAGTGAGCAGCGTGCGGCCGTTCTTGTTTCCTCCGCCGCTGCATAGGGTTCCTCTCCGTGTCGGCAACGTTCTGGAGCTTGTGGGACCCTCGCCCTCCGCCAAAACCCAAATTCTCATTAACGCCGCCATCACTTCCGTTCTCCCCAAACCCTACGGAGGCCTCGACCACTTGGTCCTCTTTCTCGACCTCGATTGCCGCTTTGACATCACACGCTTCTCCCAATTGCTCATTCATCGCATCACGCAACACGGAACGGATTCTTATGATCAGGCCTTGTACCATCTCTGCATGGCCCGTTTTTTGTATGTCCGTTGTTACGATAGCTTTGAGTTTCTTCACACTCTCAGG ACATTGCATCGTCGCTTAGAGAAGGAGAAAGAAGTTCAAGGAGTTGGTGTTCACGTGCTCATGATTGATAG CATAGGAGCTTTTCATTGGATGGATCGTGCATCAATGTTCTTGTCTCAAAGAGAAACCAGCAA AAAAAAACTTTTCCTTCAGACTGTGTCAGAAGCTGTAGTACAGAATATTAGAAAACTTCTTCAGGTGCACCCTATGCTTATTATGGCCACAAAGTCAGTGATTTTTGGGAATAGATATTCTACAGCTTCAAATGAGGTCAAAGG GAACATGGAAGAAAGATGTTCAAAAAATATGACAAGAAACCATCAAAATTTTCAGTATCGTGAATACATGCCATCTGTCTGGCAG TCCTTTGTTACACACAGAATACTTGTCCACTCTTCAG ATGAGCATCCTGGTACAATCAATCATCAAAACTCCTCAGCCTACTTGTTGGAATGGTTGTTGCCAAAATTGAGTTTTCCAGACAGAATTGTTGTGAAAGAT AAACACTATAATATCTTGGATAAAGGTGGAGAGTTACacaagatgaagaaaagatactCAACAAAATCTTGGTGA
- the LOC106778291 gene encoding DNA repair protein XRCC2 homolog isoform X5 produces MKEKEREEIEKWIEGDESGTEMLSRVSSVRPFLFPPPLHRVPLRVGNVLELVGPSPSAKTQILINAAITSVLPKPYGGLDHLVLFLDLDCRFDITRFSQLLIHRITQHGTDSYDQALYHLCMARFLYVRCYDSFEFLHTLRTLHRRLEKEKEVQGVGVHVLMIDSIGAFHWMDRASMFLSQRETSKKKLFLQTVSEAVVQNIRKLLQVHPMLIMATKSVIFGNRYSTASNEVKGNMEERCSKNMTRNHQNFQYREYMPSVWQSFVTHRILVHSSDEHPGTINHQNSSAYLLEWLLPKLSFPDRIVVKDLVGWCLCPIIMYLLRRDVYLMIILAVAAKGN; encoded by the exons atgaaagagaaagagagagaggaaaTTGAAAAGTGGATAGAGGGAGATGAGAGTGGAACGGAGATGCTGAGCAGAGTGAGCAGCGTGCGGCCGTTCTTGTTTCCTCCGCCGCTGCATAGGGTTCCTCTCCGTGTCGGCAACGTTCTGGAGCTTGTGGGACCCTCGCCCTCCGCCAAAACCCAAATTCTCATTAACGCCGCCATCACTTCCGTTCTCCCCAAACCCTACGGAGGCCTCGACCACTTGGTCCTCTTTCTCGACCTCGATTGCCGCTTTGACATCACACGCTTCTCCCAATTGCTCATTCATCGCATCACGCAACACGGAACGGATTCTTATGATCAGGCCTTGTACCATCTCTGCATGGCCCGTTTTTTGTATGTCCGTTGTTACGATAGCTTTGAGTTTCTTCACACTCTCAGG ACATTGCATCGTCGCTTAGAGAAGGAGAAAGAAGTTCAAGGAGTTGGTGTTCACGTGCTCATGATTGATAG CATAGGAGCTTTTCATTGGATGGATCGTGCATCAATGTTCTTGTCTCAAAGAGAAACCAGCAA AAAAAAACTTTTCCTTCAGACTGTGTCAGAAGCTGTAGTACAGAATATTAGAAAACTTCTTCAGGTGCACCCTATGCTTATTATGGCCACAAAGTCAGTGATTTTTGGGAATAGATATTCTACAGCTTCAAATGAGGTCAAAGG GAACATGGAAGAAAGATGTTCAAAAAATATGACAAGAAACCATCAAAATTTTCAGTATCGTGAATACATGCCATCTGTCTGGCAG TCCTTTGTTACACACAGAATACTTGTCCACTCTTCAG ATGAGCATCCTGGTACAATCAATCATCAAAACTCCTCAGCCTACTTGTTGGAATGGTTGTTGCCAAAATTGAGTTTTCCAGACAGAATTGTTGTGAAAGAT CTTGTAGGCTGGTGTCTTTGTCCAATCATAATGTACTTGTTGCGAAGGGATGTCTATTTAATGATTATCCTTGCAGTGGCAG CCAAAGGAAATTAG
- the LOC106777100 gene encoding BTB/POZ domain-containing protein At1g50280 translates to MPKPCDLQINIDGQQIFLLKEKVISKYCGGLKKILNHRKRRGHVKQELGIRINDFPGGPEGFELVSMFCYNNGKIQITEANVCLLHCCAVYLGMTEEVLSNNLLQQTETFLQGIFNWKWSDTLMILKSCERFHAYADGYGLLEKIISVLAKFVQNSDSNLLMSSPSASASSSSSSPETNSAKRFSFSSKKTTPEKIKSTLSRKAWWFDDLATLPPNIIEKLVQATGAYKADNKDLVLTRFLLHYLKLATQTRVVNCSNNSEYAALAETATYGVISVGKKTFSCRGLFWVLRIVSKFGLGRDVRTELEKLIGGVIEQATLDDLLVSGHDMGVYYDINLVIRLVRVFVDMNGSDEGMCLQKLKRVGRLIDKYLREISPDQNLKISKFLGVAECLPDSARDCYDGVYKAIDIYLQSHPIITFEERSRLCRCLNYTKLTFEASKDLAKNPRIPPRVAMQALISQQSKVPTIDYVTESPRVKPSQLVLYNGKTRNSFTKEKKEMELNIDKMQWGVIELAKLHKEMNGHVSKLILLDPPRTSSSPRFC, encoded by the exons ATGCCGAAGCCTTGTGACTTGCAAATCAACATCGATGGTCAGCAGATATTTCTCTTGAAGGAG aAGGTTATTTCAAAATACTGTGGAGGGTTGAAGAAAATCTTGAATCACAGAAAGAGAAGAGGTCATGTGAAGCAGGAGTTGGGGATTAGGATCAATGATTTTCCTGGAGGACCAGAAGGGTTTGAGCTAGTTTCAATGTTCTGTTACAATAATGGAAAAATACAAATCACTGAAGCTAATGTGTGTCTCCTACACTGTTGTGCTGTTTATCTTGGAATGACTGAGGAGGTACTCAGCAACAATCTGTTGCAGCAAACAGAAACTTTTCTCCAGGGAATCTTCAACTGGAAATGGAGTGACACACTTATGATTCTCAAGAGTTGCGAGCGGTTTCATGCATATGCAGATGGGTATGGTCTTTTGGAGAAGATCATTAGTGTCTTAGCCAAGTTTGTGCAGAATTCAGATtcaaacctcctcatgtcctcACCTTCAGcatcagcatcatcatcatcttcttcaccagAAACCAATTCTGCTAAAAGATTCTCTTTTTCATCCAAGAAAACTACCccagaaaaaataaagtcaacttTGTCACGCAAGGCATGGTGGTTTGATGATTTGGCAACTTTACCACCAAATATCATCGAGAAACTTGTCCAGGCTACAGGAGCATATAAAGCTGATAACAAAGATTTAGTCCTCACAAGATTTCTGCTGCATTATCTGAAACTAGCTACTCAAACCAGAGTAGTTAATTGCAGCAACAACAGTGAATATGCTGCTCTTGCAGAAACTGCAACTTATGGAGTCATATCAGTTGGAAAAAAGACATTTTCTTGCAGAGGGCTTTTTTGGGTTTTAAGGATTGTATCAAAGTTTGGGTTGGGTAGAGATGTTAGAACAGAATTGGAGAAACTGATTGGTGGGGTGATTGAGCAAGCTACACTGGATGATCTTCTGGTTTCTGGGCATGACATGGGAgtttattatgatattaatttgGTGATAAGATTGGTCAGGGTGTTTGTTGATATGAATGGCTCTGATGAAGGAATGTGTTTACAGAAACTGAAAAGGGTTGGTAGATTAATTGACAAGTATTTGAGAGAGATATCCCCTGATCAGAACCTCAAGATCTCTAAGTTTCTTGGAGTAGCAGAATGCTTGCCAGACTCAGCAAGGGATTGTTATGATGGAGTCTATAAAGCCATTGACATCTATCTTCAG TCTCATCCAATTATCACATTTGAGGAAAGATCGAGACTGTGTAGATGTCTTAATTACACCAAGCTCACCTTTGAAGCAAGTAAAGATCTGGCCAAGAACCCCAGAATACCTCCCAGGGTTGCAATGCAGGCTCTTATTTCTCAACAATCAAAAGTTCCAACAATTGACTATGTAACTGAGAGTCCAAGAGTGAAACCTTCCCAATTAGTTTTGTACAATGGAAAAACCAGAAACAGCTTCaccaaagagaagaaagaaatggaACTCAACATAGACAAGATGCAATGGGGAGTAATAGAACTGGCGAAATTACATAAGGAAATGAACGGTCACGTATCGAAGTTGATCTTGCTTGATCCTCCTCGTACTTCATCCTCACCAAGATTTTGTTGa